In Flavobacterium sp. N3904, one DNA window encodes the following:
- a CDS encoding DUF4837 family protein, whose protein sequence is MNKIAVLFLIVFPFFLSCSKKEDKLSRTSSGNINSISVVIDDKLWNGVVGDSIRNKFAAPVEGLPKEEPLFDINQYPLNFMEGFMTNSRSIIVIKKGDSNSFSINKNQYASPQNVFHITGNSVAAILDVLEKNAPNIIQIIKKGEIVEHQRLLSDSISNPKSIQNQFKITLKIPSSYSYIIRNNDFVWFKREFVGGSNSLLISELPLNALKNKSNLSSRILKIQDSISALYVKGADSLSKMYIDKSYPIYFLKTKIDVKTTYQTKGTWRLRDSFMFGSYVNYFIEDPDKNRVLFIAGFSYFPSKDKRDYMHELESIIEGVQIQ, encoded by the coding sequence ATGAATAAAATTGCTGTTTTATTTCTGATCGTTTTTCCATTCTTTCTTTCTTGTTCTAAGAAAGAGGATAAGTTGTCAAGAACATCTTCAGGAAATATCAATTCTATTTCTGTTGTTATCGATGATAAGTTATGGAACGGAGTGGTGGGTGACAGTATTCGAAACAAATTTGCCGCACCAGTAGAAGGTTTGCCAAAAGAAGAACCGCTATTTGATATCAATCAATACCCCCTTAATTTTATGGAAGGATTTATGACCAATAGCAGGTCAATAATCGTCATTAAAAAAGGAGATTCGAATAGTTTTAGCATCAATAAAAATCAATATGCAAGCCCTCAGAATGTTTTTCATATTACCGGAAATTCAGTCGCTGCAATTCTTGATGTTTTAGAAAAAAATGCTCCCAATATTATTCAAATTATAAAAAAAGGAGAAATCGTTGAGCATCAAAGATTGCTTAGTGATTCTATTTCTAATCCAAAATCAATCCAAAATCAATTCAAAATCACGCTAAAGATTCCTTCAAGTTATTCTTATATTATCAGAAACAATGATTTTGTATGGTTTAAAAGAGAATTCGTAGGCGGCAGTAATAGTTTGTTGATTTCAGAACTGCCTTTGAATGCTTTAAAAAACAAATCCAATTTATCTTCTAGAATTTTAAAAATTCAGGACTCCATTAGTGCGTTATATGTAAAGGGAGCCGACTCATTATCGAAAATGTATATTGACAAATCCTATCCGATTTATTTTTTGAAAACAAAAATCGACGTTAAGACGACCTATCAAACCAAAGGAACTTGGCGATTGAGAGACAGTTTTATGTTTGGTTCCTATGTCAATTATTTTATTGAAGATCCTGATAAAAATCGAGTTTTGTTTATTGCGGGTTTTAGCTATTTTCCATCAAAGGACAAACGGGATTATATGCATGAACTTGAATCAATTATCGAGGGAGTACAAATACAATAA
- a CDS encoding type IX secretion system membrane protein PorP/SprF has protein sequence MKKIVIYFFLLTVTYSYSQELNVPVATQYLADNPFILSPSFAGIGDNFRVNLNGYKQWVGVKDAPESQALYADFRVLDKSGVGLSLYNDSNGNTRQAGGKLTFAHHIILDYYSKQYLSFGISYIFNSFRFVLPPHELDPGITDNRSTTNNNFEVGLLYRFGGFYASFNATNILQKNLDYTTQLEPNLLTNYQIYTGYVFDIGNREELEPSVFYQLFQSDGRSSTDLNFKYRKFNRYEEYYWIGASYRFLNDQIGKPLGIGPIFGFQKGIFTMGYSYQITLNNLAEHNSGTHSLTIGLRFLQGASNCPCTQSPVHD, from the coding sequence ATGAAAAAAATCGTAATATACTTTTTCCTTTTGACTGTAACATATAGTTACAGTCAGGAGTTGAATGTGCCGGTAGCTACTCAATATTTAGCAGATAATCCTTTTATTTTATCTCCAAGTTTTGCTGGGATCGGAGATAATTTTAGAGTCAATCTTAATGGATATAAGCAATGGGTGGGAGTCAAAGACGCTCCAGAAAGCCAAGCACTTTATGCCGATTTTAGGGTTTTAGACAAATCGGGGGTTGGATTGTCTTTGTATAATGACAGCAATGGAAACACTCGTCAAGCTGGGGGGAAGCTTACTTTTGCGCACCATATTATTTTAGATTATTATTCCAAACAATATTTGTCTTTTGGTATTTCATACATTTTTAACTCATTTAGATTTGTTTTGCCTCCCCATGAATTAGATCCTGGAATTACCGATAATAGATCGACAACCAATAACAACTTTGAGGTGGGACTTTTATATCGATTTGGGGGGTTTTATGCGAGTTTTAATGCCACTAATATTTTGCAAAAGAATCTTGATTATACAACTCAACTTGAACCTAATTTACTGACCAATTATCAAATTTATACAGGTTATGTTTTTGATATCGGAAACAGGGAAGAGCTGGAACCATCCGTTTTTTATCAATTGTTTCAAAGTGATGGACGTTCTAGTACGGATTTAAACTTTAAATACAGGAAATTTAACCGATACGAAGAGTATTATTGGATAGGCGCATCGTACCGTTTCCTGAACGATCAAATTGGGAAACCGCTGGGTATTGGACCTATATTTGGGTTTCAAAAAGGCATATTTACCATGGGGTATTCGTACCAAATAACACTTAACAATTTAGCAGAACATAATTCTGGTACACATTCCTTAACAATTGGACTTAGATTTCTTCAGGGCGCTAGTAACTGTCCTTGCACGCAAAGTCCTGTACACGATTAA
- a CDS encoding phosphoglycerate kinase: MKTLNNFDFKNKKAIIRVDFNVPLDENFNVTDATRIEAAKPTIDAILAQGGSVILMSHLGRPKGAQDKYSLKHILKTTSEILGVPVQFASNCVGEEAQKAAKNLQPGEVLLLENLRFHDEEEAGDVAFAKELASLGDIYVNDAFGTAHRAHASTTIIAQFFPESKCFGLLLAKEIESLNKVLKNSEKPVTAVLGGSKVSSKITVIENILDKVDHMIISGGMTFTFVKALGGKIGDSICEDDKQELALEILRLAKEKGVQIHIPVDVIAANDFSNTADTQIVDVKQIPYGWQGLDAGPKSLANFEKVIMESKTILWNGPLGVFEMESFAKGTIALGNYIAAATANGAFSLVGGGDSVSAVKQFGLEDKMSYVSTGGGAMLEMLEGRTLPGIAAILD; encoded by the coding sequence ATGAAGACGTTAAATAATTTTGATTTCAAAAATAAAAAAGCAATAATCCGTGTTGATTTTAATGTTCCTTTAGACGAAAACTTTAATGTAACTGATGCCACTCGTATCGAAGCGGCAAAACCAACTATAGATGCTATCTTAGCTCAAGGAGGAAGCGTAATTTTGATGTCTCACTTAGGAAGACCAAAAGGTGCGCAAGATAAATACTCCCTAAAGCATATCCTAAAAACTACTTCTGAAATACTTGGAGTACCCGTTCAATTTGCTTCAAACTGTGTGGGTGAAGAGGCTCAAAAGGCAGCAAAAAATTTGCAGCCTGGAGAAGTTTTATTATTAGAAAATTTACGCTTCCACGACGAAGAAGAAGCTGGAGATGTTGCATTCGCTAAAGAATTGGCATCACTTGGTGATATTTATGTAAACGATGCTTTTGGAACGGCACACAGAGCACATGCTTCAACCACTATTATTGCTCAATTTTTTCCTGAAAGCAAATGTTTTGGATTATTATTGGCCAAAGAAATTGAAAGTTTGAATAAAGTACTTAAAAACAGTGAAAAACCGGTAACGGCAGTTCTTGGTGGATCAAAAGTGTCTTCAAAAATTACCGTAATCGAAAATATTCTTGATAAAGTAGACCACATGATTATTAGTGGTGGAATGACATTTACTTTCGTTAAAGCATTAGGAGGTAAAATCGGTGATTCTATTTGCGAAGATGACAAACAAGAATTGGCATTAGAAATATTAAGATTAGCCAAAGAAAAAGGCGTTCAAATTCATATACCAGTTGATGTCATTGCTGCCAATGACTTCTCTAATACCGCAGATACTCAAATTGTAGATGTAAAGCAAATACCCTATGGATGGCAAGGACTCGATGCTGGGCCAAAATCGTTAGCCAATTTTGAAAAAGTCATAATGGAATCAAAAACTATTCTTTGGAATGGACCTTTAGGTGTTTTTGAAATGGAAAGTTTTGCAAAAGGAACTATTGCACTTGGAAATTATATTGCGGCTGCTACTGCAAATGGGGCGTTTTCGCTTGTAGGTGGAGGTGATTCAGTATCGGCAGTTAAACAATTTGGTCTAGAAGACAAAATGAGTTACGTTTCTACAGGAGGTGGTGCAATGTTAGAAATGTTGGAAGGAAGAACATTGCCTGGAATTGCTGCGATTTTAGACTAA
- a CDS encoding GNAT family N-acetyltransferase yields the protein MSLEWKIKPFEALTANELYDILQLRSRVFVVEQNCVYLDPDGKDKLALHLFGTFEGKIVAHARLFKSGISFDNASIGRVTVDPDYRDRKWGHELMKEAIAGVFLHFNESQITIGAQLYLKKFYETHGFVQTSEMYLEDDIPHIEMVRG from the coding sequence ATGTCCCTAGAATGGAAAATAAAGCCTTTTGAGGCGCTAACAGCAAATGAATTGTATGATATACTACAATTGCGAAGTAGAGTCTTTGTTGTTGAACAAAACTGTGTCTATCTTGATCCTGACGGTAAGGATAAGTTGGCTTTACATTTGTTCGGAACTTTTGAAGGTAAAATTGTGGCTCATGCACGATTATTTAAATCTGGTATTAGTTTTGACAATGCCTCGATTGGCAGAGTAACTGTTGATCCCGATTATAGGGATAGAAAATGGGGTCATGAGTTGATGAAGGAAGCCATTGCAGGTGTTTTTCTTCATTTTAATGAAAGTCAAATCACTATAGGCGCACAACTATACCTCAAAAAATTTTATGAAACTCATGGTTTTGTTCAGACAAGCGAAATGTATCTTGAGGATGACATTCCGCATATTGAGATGGTTAGGGGTTGA
- a CDS encoding LysM peptidoglycan-binding domain-containing protein → MKNTILSFFLLLSISMFSQNFASKSEVLIKDSPISYLDSIKNTFVKYDRTIKTDSLWMNQVANCDIYSDLDKEINTVNVDKDIDKELPTELLKERLAAMDAKSPFNIEYNQGLENLIKSFLKNRRKAFANQMAISEYYFPIFEEALAKQNVPLEIKYLAVVESALNPKAVSKVGATGLWQFMYQTGKQYNLNIDSYVDERSDPLKSSEAAAQYMTNMFAIFGDWDLVLASYNSGPGNVTKAIRRSGGQQNFWNIKDKLPKETQGYVPAFLATMYIYEYHTVHGIIPKKALVKHFATDTIMIKKEMSFAQISNLLDIPIEQLEALNPSYKRNVIPNYAGKNHYLTLPSSKVAVFTSNEDKIYAYAQYELDKREKTNQGKKNFFIKDSAAIALASNTKTKYYKVKRGDNLSDIARKNDVAVSDLKKWNHIKGNSVASGKSLKIIIENATGEKESMVASLSANKANFAKESQKATTTDSKTIVDKTDTLVSNTAPFYVVQKGDNLNAIAKKYNTTVAEIKEWNHLTSANVKLGATLQIANQAIESKEIVAVNTPELKDIQYVVQKGDNLGTIAKKFGTSLTDIKQWNNLSNNNLAIGNTLIVAKNQIAIVTNKATVDSFKKKDNTTSINSESSYLVKKGDSLFSISKQYPGVTISDLKKWNNITGDDLKPGMDLKIKG, encoded by the coding sequence ATGAAAAATACAATCTTATCGTTTTTTCTTTTGCTTTCTATTTCTATGTTTTCGCAAAATTTTGCGTCGAAAAGTGAAGTACTGATCAAAGATTCCCCAATATCTTATTTAGATTCCATTAAAAACACTTTTGTTAAATACGACAGAACTATTAAAACAGATAGTTTATGGATGAATCAAGTGGCCAATTGTGATATTTATAGTGACCTTGATAAAGAAATAAATACAGTTAATGTTGATAAAGATATCGATAAAGAATTGCCTACTGAATTATTGAAAGAAAGACTGGCGGCAATGGATGCCAAATCTCCTTTTAATATTGAATACAATCAGGGTTTGGAAAACTTGATAAAATCATTTCTTAAAAACAGAAGAAAAGCATTTGCCAATCAAATGGCAATATCCGAATATTATTTTCCTATTTTCGAAGAAGCATTAGCCAAACAAAACGTTCCTTTAGAGATTAAATATTTGGCCGTTGTAGAATCCGCTTTAAATCCAAAAGCAGTTTCTAAGGTAGGAGCAACCGGTTTGTGGCAATTCATGTACCAAACAGGGAAACAATACAATCTAAACATTGATTCCTATGTAGACGAACGGTCTGATCCATTGAAATCTTCTGAAGCCGCAGCACAATATATGACCAATATGTTTGCAATTTTTGGAGATTGGGATCTGGTTCTAGCATCCTATAATTCAGGACCTGGAAATGTTACCAAAGCCATCAGACGCTCTGGAGGCCAGCAAAATTTTTGGAATATTAAAGATAAATTACCAAAAGAAACTCAAGGTTATGTTCCGGCATTTCTTGCAACAATGTACATTTACGAATATCATACAGTACACGGAATCATTCCGAAAAAAGCACTTGTAAAACACTTTGCTACCGATACGATAATGATTAAAAAGGAAATGTCTTTTGCTCAAATTTCAAATTTATTAGACATTCCTATTGAACAATTGGAAGCTTTAAATCCTTCTTACAAACGGAATGTGATTCCAAATTATGCTGGAAAAAACCATTATCTAACACTGCCTTCTTCCAAAGTTGCTGTTTTTACTTCAAACGAAGACAAAATTTATGCTTACGCTCAATACGAATTAGATAAAAGAGAAAAAACGAATCAGGGGAAAAAGAATTTCTTCATTAAAGATTCTGCTGCAATTGCTCTAGCTTCTAATACAAAAACAAAATATTACAAGGTAAAACGCGGTGATAATCTTAGCGATATAGCGAGAAAGAATGATGTTGCTGTTTCTGATTTAAAAAAATGGAATCACATTAAAGGCAATTCAGTAGCATCTGGTAAATCCTTGAAGATTATTATTGAAAACGCCACAGGCGAAAAAGAGAGCATGGTGGCAAGTCTAAGTGCAAATAAAGCAAATTTTGCCAAAGAAAGCCAAAAAGCAACGACAACGGATTCTAAAACAATTGTTGACAAGACGGATACATTAGTTTCTAATACAGCTCCTTTTTATGTTGTTCAAAAAGGAGACAACCTCAATGCTATAGCAAAAAAATACAATACTACTGTAGCCGAAATTAAAGAATGGAATCACTTAACCTCTGCAAATGTTAAATTGGGAGCAACTTTACAAATAGCCAACCAGGCAATTGAAAGCAAAGAAATAGTGGCGGTAAATACTCCAGAACTAAAAGACATTCAATATGTTGTTCAAAAAGGAGATAATTTAGGAACCATTGCAAAGAAATTTGGAACTTCTTTGACGGATATTAAACAATGGAATAATTTATCAAACAATAACCTTGCAATAGGAAATACTTTAATTGTAGCCAAAAATCAAATTGCTATTGTTACAAATAAAGCGACTGTTGATTCATTCAAGAAGAAAGACAATACAACTTCAATAAATAGTGAGAGTAGCTACTTGGTAAAAAAAGGAGATTCATTATTTAGCATATCCAAACAATACCCAGGCGTTACTATATCTGACTTAAAAAAATGGAATAATATTACTGGTGACGATTTAAAACCAGGAATGGATTTAAAAATAAAAGGATAA